In one Alosa alosa isolate M-15738 ecotype Scorff River chromosome 14, AALO_Geno_1.1, whole genome shotgun sequence genomic region, the following are encoded:
- the LOC125307714 gene encoding carbohydrate sulfotransferase 8-like isoform X1: MNMAWSNEGLKSPIPPMQFPAFEPVSPGPPSHDADSSQVTKRHRKLLKTNPVMRSQGKASFLPPSSSSDSSSSSSADPSSSQSSLETSRVLEARRRWVREVCAKYKTKIPQNITPQRVSRIFVEDKHKILYCEVPKAGCSNWKRVLMVLAGIANNVTGIKHNAVHYGNHIRQLDSYNREGIAYRLRNYTKVLFVREPLERLVSAYRDKFESPNNYYHPVFGRPIINRYRVNASKEALRTGSGVTFPEFMQYLLDVHKPVGMDIHWTPANHLCHPCLVDYDFIGKFETMGEEVNFVLHRIGAPANLTFPTFKDRNPSAERTSLKIMQRYFAQLNAADLQRVYDFYYMDYQMFNYSKPFHELY, from the exons ATGAACATGGCCTGG AGCAATGAGGGCCTTAAGAGTCCCATCCCGCCGATGCAGTTCCCTGCGTTTGAGCCTGTCTCCCCGGGGCCGCCCAGCCACGACGCAGACTCTTCTCAGGTGACCAAACGCCACAGAAAGCTCTTGAAGACCAACCCTGTGATGCGATCCCAGGGCAAagcttccttccttcctccttcatcctcctccgactcctcttcctcctcctccgctgATCCTTCCTCCAGCCAGAGCAGCTTGGAGACCTCCCGTGTCCTGGAGGCGCGGCGCCGCTGGGTCAGAGAGGTGTGCGCCAAGTACAAGACCAAGATCCCGCAGAACATCACGCCACAgcgagtctcccgcatatttgTGGAAGACAAGCATAAGATCCTGTACTGTGAGGTGCCCAAGGCGGGCTGCTCCAACTGGAAACGGGTCCTGATGGTCCTAGCAGGCATCGCTAACAATGTCACAGGGATCAAGCACAACGCCGTCCACTACGGCAACCACATCCGGCAACTGGACAGCTACAACCGGGAAGGGATTGCTTACCGCCTACGGAACTACACCAAAGTGCTGTTTGTGAGGGAGCCCCTGGAGAGACTGGTCTCGGCCTACCGGGACAAGTTTGAGAGCCCCAACAATTACTACCACCCGGTGTTTGGACGGCCAATCATCAACCGTTACCGTGTCAACGCCTCCAAGGAGGCTCTGCGCACCGGCAGCGGCGTGACGTTCCCCGAATTCATGCAGTACCTGCTGGATGTGCACAAGCCCGTGGGCATGGACATCCACTGGACGCCTGCCAACCACTTGTGCCACCCCTGCCTGGTGGACTATGACTTTATCGGGAAGTTCGAGACCATGGGGGAGGAGGTCAACTTCGTGCTCCACCGGATAGGGGCACCAGCAAACCTCACCTTCCCCACCTTCAAGGACAGGAACCCCTCAGCGGAGAGAACTTCCTTAAAAATAATGCAGCGGTACTTTGCACAGCTCAATGCCGCTGACTTGCAACGAGTCTATGACTTCTACTATATGGACTACCAAATGTTTAATTACTCTAAGCCCTTCCATGAGTTGTACTAA
- the LOC125307714 gene encoding carbohydrate sulfotransferase 8-like isoform X2, which translates to MQFPAFEPVSPGPPSHDADSSQVTKRHRKLLKTNPVMRSQGKASFLPPSSSSDSSSSSSADPSSSQSSLETSRVLEARRRWVREVCAKYKTKIPQNITPQRVSRIFVEDKHKILYCEVPKAGCSNWKRVLMVLAGIANNVTGIKHNAVHYGNHIRQLDSYNREGIAYRLRNYTKVLFVREPLERLVSAYRDKFESPNNYYHPVFGRPIINRYRVNASKEALRTGSGVTFPEFMQYLLDVHKPVGMDIHWTPANHLCHPCLVDYDFIGKFETMGEEVNFVLHRIGAPANLTFPTFKDRNPSAERTSLKIMQRYFAQLNAADLQRVYDFYYMDYQMFNYSKPFHELY; encoded by the coding sequence ATGCAGTTCCCTGCGTTTGAGCCTGTCTCCCCGGGGCCGCCCAGCCACGACGCAGACTCTTCTCAGGTGACCAAACGCCACAGAAAGCTCTTGAAGACCAACCCTGTGATGCGATCCCAGGGCAAagcttccttccttcctccttcatcctcctccgactcctcttcctcctcctccgctgATCCTTCCTCCAGCCAGAGCAGCTTGGAGACCTCCCGTGTCCTGGAGGCGCGGCGCCGCTGGGTCAGAGAGGTGTGCGCCAAGTACAAGACCAAGATCCCGCAGAACATCACGCCACAgcgagtctcccgcatatttgTGGAAGACAAGCATAAGATCCTGTACTGTGAGGTGCCCAAGGCGGGCTGCTCCAACTGGAAACGGGTCCTGATGGTCCTAGCAGGCATCGCTAACAATGTCACAGGGATCAAGCACAACGCCGTCCACTACGGCAACCACATCCGGCAACTGGACAGCTACAACCGGGAAGGGATTGCTTACCGCCTACGGAACTACACCAAAGTGCTGTTTGTGAGGGAGCCCCTGGAGAGACTGGTCTCGGCCTACCGGGACAAGTTTGAGAGCCCCAACAATTACTACCACCCGGTGTTTGGACGGCCAATCATCAACCGTTACCGTGTCAACGCCTCCAAGGAGGCTCTGCGCACCGGCAGCGGCGTGACGTTCCCCGAATTCATGCAGTACCTGCTGGATGTGCACAAGCCCGTGGGCATGGACATCCACTGGACGCCTGCCAACCACTTGTGCCACCCCTGCCTGGTGGACTATGACTTTATCGGGAAGTTCGAGACCATGGGGGAGGAGGTCAACTTCGTGCTCCACCGGATAGGGGCACCAGCAAACCTCACCTTCCCCACCTTCAAGGACAGGAACCCCTCAGCGGAGAGAACTTCCTTAAAAATAATGCAGCGGTACTTTGCACAGCTCAATGCCGCTGACTTGCAACGAGTCTATGACTTCTACTATATGGACTACCAAATGTTTAATTACTCTAAGCCCTTCCATGAGTTGTACTAA